A genome region from Verrucomicrobiia bacterium includes the following:
- a CDS encoding ABC transporter ATP-binding protein — protein sequence MPVLQAVGLKKTYATAAGRLVVLDGLDFSVEPGEMVAVVGASGVGKTTLLNLLGLMDQSEGGEIILDGELIGKLSGEKQAQIRNRKFGFIFQFHHLLADFSAGENAAFPLLMRGEEKTSALATAFRYLERLGLKEKGAEPVYNLSGGEAQRVAVARALIGSPRVVFADEPTGNLDSSTAGELHALFSELKQEGRTFVVATHNPELARRADRVLELRDRKLVQQ from the coding sequence ATGCCGGTTTTGCAGGCGGTCGGTTTGAAAAAAACCTACGCGACGGCGGCCGGACGGCTGGTGGTTCTGGACGGGCTCGATTTCTCCGTCGAACCCGGGGAGATGGTGGCGGTGGTGGGGGCCTCCGGCGTGGGAAAAACGACCCTGCTTAATTTGCTGGGGCTTATGGATCAATCGGAGGGAGGAGAAATCATCTTGGACGGCGAGCTAATCGGCAAACTGTCGGGCGAAAAACAGGCCCAAATCCGCAACCGAAAATTCGGGTTCATCTTCCAATTTCATCATCTTCTGGCCGATTTTTCGGCCGGGGAAAACGCCGCCTTTCCGCTCTTGATGCGGGGAGAGGAAAAAACGTCGGCTTTGGCGACCGCCTTCCGTTATTTGGAGCGGCTGGGGCTGAAGGAAAAAGGGGCGGAACCGGTGTATAATCTTTCGGGAGGGGAGGCGCAGCGGGTGGCGGTGGCGAGGGCCTTGATCGGCTCTCCGCGCGTGGTTTTTGCCGACGAGCCGACCGGAAATCTGGATTCCTCCACCGCCGGGGAACTGCATGCGCTCTTTTCCGAGTTAAAACAAGAGGGACGGACCTTCGTGGTCGCAACCCACAATCCGGAACTGGCCCGCCGGGCCGACCGGGTTTTGGAACTTAGAGATAGAAAGCTGGTGCAACAATAA
- a CDS encoding ATP-dependent Clp protease ATP-binding subunit has translation MNEMFTERARRAIEYARDEAARLKHDYIGTEHLLLGVIKLGEGRAVEILTNIGLDLNELRQSVEDVVQPSGGTMVMGQLPLTARAKKTLELSGQEARALKSKDIDTEHILLALLKEEEGVAAQVLSMYDVDYKEAYEELKNIITGKPSAFGKKRKKSKTPALDHFGRDLTELARRGKLDPIIGRENEIERVTQILSRRKKNNPVLIGEPGVGKTAIVEGLAERIVEGKVPQTLENRRVVTLDMASLVAGTKYRGQFEERLKAVMNEIVNSKDVIIFIDELHTIVGAGGAEGSLDASNIFKPALSRGELQCIGATTLNEYRKYIEKDGALERRFQTVMVEAPSADDTLKILQGLRPKYEEHHKVKISDEALDAAVKLSDRYISGKFQPDKSIDVLDEAGSRAHLSSFTKPPVFSELEQDILSIQKDKEQAVKNQEFERAAQLRDELKLKKEEAEKMKKGWEEERNKQMVELKTEEIAKVVSVMTGIPIFRLEEKESQKLLRMEEELTRRVVGQKEAIEIVSKAIRRSRAGLSDPRRPIGSFIFLGPTGVGKTELARALASFLFEDENALVRIDMSEYMEKFAVSRLVGAPPGYVGYEEGGQLTEKVRRKPYSVVLLDEIEKAHPEVFNILLQMLDDGVLTDSFGRKVDFKNTVVIMTSNVGAREIRHSKSLGFAKESEESSYGQMKTKVTEELKRLFNPELLNRIDETVVFHALGRTEILSIIDIMLADVAKRISEKGISFALTDRAKEFLVEKGFDPVFGARPLRRAIQKHLEDPLAEELLRGQHTSDADVSIDWPEGAEKLVFTFSPKTRKKLEKAAR, from the coding sequence ATGAACGAGATGTTCACCGAAAGAGCCCGCCGAGCGATCGAATACGCCCGGGACGAGGCGGCCCGTTTAAAGCACGACTACATCGGAACCGAGCATTTGCTTCTGGGGGTAATCAAACTGGGAGAGGGCCGGGCGGTGGAGATTTTAACCAACATCGGGCTGGATCTAAACGAGTTGCGTCAGTCCGTGGAGGACGTGGTGCAGCCCTCCGGCGGGACGATGGTGATGGGGCAGCTTCCCCTGACCGCCCGGGCCAAGAAGACGCTCGAGCTGTCCGGGCAGGAGGCGCGGGCTTTAAAATCGAAGGATATCGACACCGAACATATACTTTTGGCACTCCTGAAAGAAGAAGAGGGGGTCGCCGCGCAGGTGCTCTCCATGTACGACGTGGATTACAAGGAGGCATACGAAGAACTCAAGAACATCATCACCGGAAAGCCCTCCGCCTTCGGCAAAAAACGGAAAAAGAGCAAAACGCCGGCTCTGGACCATTTCGGCCGGGATTTGACCGAGCTGGCCCGCCGGGGGAAACTGGACCCGATTATCGGCCGGGAGAACGAAATTGAGCGGGTGACGCAAATTCTATCCCGCCGCAAAAAGAACAACCCGGTGTTAATTGGCGAACCCGGAGTCGGCAAGACCGCCATCGTGGAAGGGCTGGCCGAGCGGATCGTTGAAGGAAAAGTTCCGCAAACCCTCGAGAATCGTCGGGTGGTGACCCTCGACATGGCATCCCTGGTGGCCGGCACCAAGTATCGCGGTCAATTCGAAGAACGGCTCAAAGCGGTGATGAACGAAATTGTCAATTCCAAAGACGTCATCATCTTCATCGACGAGCTGCACACCATCGTAGGTGCGGGGGGGGCGGAAGGGTCGCTCGACGCTTCCAACATTTTCAAACCGGCCCTTTCACGGGGAGAATTACAGTGTATCGGCGCCACCACCTTGAACGAGTACCGCAAATACATCGAAAAGGACGGAGCTTTGGAACGGAGATTCCAGACCGTGATGGTGGAGGCCCCCTCGGCAGACGACACGCTGAAGATTCTGCAGGGGCTGCGCCCCAAGTACGAAGAGCATCACAAAGTGAAAATCTCCGACGAGGCGTTGGACGCCGCCGTCAAGCTTTCCGACCGGTACATATCCGGCAAGTTCCAGCCGGATAAATCGATCGACGTTCTGGACGAGGCGGGGAGCCGGGCGCATTTGTCCAGTTTCACCAAGCCGCCGGTATTTTCCGAACTGGAGCAGGATATTCTGTCCATCCAGAAAGACAAGGAACAGGCGGTCAAAAACCAGGAGTTTGAGCGGGCCGCCCAGTTGCGGGATGAATTGAAGTTGAAAAAGGAAGAAGCGGAAAAGATGAAGAAGGGTTGGGAGGAGGAGCGGAACAAGCAGATGGTGGAGTTGAAAACCGAGGAGATTGCCAAAGTCGTCTCCGTGATGACCGGCATCCCGATTTTCCGCCTCGAGGAAAAAGAATCGCAGAAGCTGCTCCGGATGGAAGAGGAGCTGACCCGGCGGGTGGTGGGGCAGAAGGAAGCGATTGAAATTGTCTCCAAGGCGATCCGGCGCAGCCGGGCCGGGCTTTCCGACCCGCGCCGCCCCATCGGCAGTTTCATTTTTTTGGGCCCCACGGGGGTCGGCAAGACCGAACTTGCGCGGGCTTTGGCCTCCTTCCTTTTCGAGGACGAAAACGCGCTGGTGCGGATTGACATGTCCGAGTACATGGAAAAATTCGCCGTCTCTCGTTTAGTCGGCGCGCCGCCGGGGTATGTGGGCTACGAAGAAGGGGGACAGTTAACCGAAAAGGTGCGGCGCAAGCCGTACTCGGTCGTGCTTTTGGATGAAATCGAGAAAGCCCATCCGGAGGTTTTCAATATTTTATTGCAGATGTTGGATGACGGCGTTTTGACCGATTCATTCGGGCGCAAGGTGGACTTCAAGAATACCGTTGTGATTATGACTTCCAACGTGGGGGCGCGGGAAATCCGCCACTCCAAGTCGCTCGGGTTTGCCAAGGAGTCGGAAGAATCCTCCTACGGGCAGATGAAAACCAAGGTCACGGAAGAGCTGAAGCGGCTTTTCAACCCGGAACTGTTAAACCGGATTGACGAGACGGTGGTTTTCCATGCTTTGGGACGGACCGAGATTCTTTCCATCATCGACATCATGCTGGCGGACGTGGCCAAGCGGATTTCCGAGAAGGGAATTTCGTTTGCCCTGACCGACCGGGCCAAGGAATTTTTGGTCGAAAAAGGGTTTGATCCGGTCTTTGGGGCGCGCCCCTTGCGCCGGGCCATCCAGAAGCACTTAGAAGACCCGCTGGCGGAAGAACTGCTCCGCGGACAGCACACCTCGGACGCCGACGTTTCCATCGACTGGCCGGAAGGGGCGGAAAAGCTGGTCTTCACCTTCAGCCCCAAAACCCGTAAAAAGCTGGAAAAAGCGGCGCGGTAA
- a CDS encoding RNA-binding protein, with translation MAVKLYVGGLSPQVTTEELQALFAQVGTVESVNIINDKFSGRSRGFGFVEMSSKGEADEAILKLSGQVLGGSPIVVNEARPQAPRTGGGGGGFGGGYGGGGGRRSGGGPRRPGGGGGGRRGRY, from the coding sequence ATGGCAGTAAAGTTGTACGTAGGTGGACTCTCCCCGCAGGTCACCACGGAGGAGCTGCAAGCCCTCTTTGCCCAGGTCGGCACGGTGGAGTCGGTGAACATCATCAATGACAAGTTCTCCGGCCGTTCCCGCGGCTTCGGCTTTGTGGAAATGTCCAGCAAGGGAGAGGCGGATGAGGCGATTCTAAAACTCTCCGGCCAGGTTTTGGGCGGCTCGCCGATAGTCGTGAACGAAGCCCGTCCCCAGGCCCCGCGCACAGGCGGCGGAGGGGGCGGTTTTGGCGGTGGGTACGGCGGGGGCGGTGGCCGGCGCAGCGGGGGAGGTCCCCGGCGTCCGGGCGGTGGCGGCGGCGGCCGGCGCGGCCGGTATTAA
- a CDS encoding ABC transporter permease has product MRWEFLVAGRYFRSRRRERFVSATSFISIGGIAIGVAALLFVLSMMNGFEAEVKDRILGTTADVVIFTSGDVGLTDWQSLDSLLASFPGFVARAPFVYYKAAISSRLENDGIIVRGILPEEEPKATKIAERIVAGDFNLNAGPDSLPKILLGKGLAQRLGVTLGDSVLLFSLRGQVFMGGSVSPKVKKFKMSGVFETGMYEYDANLAYVHLSKAQELFDFDGRVTGLQIRLQNPNEAERYSETLNQFLPSPAYSVSWQEMHKNLFSWMSLEKYAMFVALSLIVAVAAFSIVSSLVMLVLEKKKEIGILVAMGATAQNIRTVFISLGTGIGILGIFFGNLLGYAVAWLQYQYHFIRLPAEIYFIDFLPVGFKLADFAAVSAAAILLSFLATLYPAKKASSLPAVEAIRAGG; this is encoded by the coding sequence GTGCGCTGGGAGTTTCTGGTGGCGGGGCGCTACTTCCGTTCCCGCCGCCGGGAGCGCTTTGTTTCCGCCACAAGCTTCATTTCCATCGGAGGGATCGCCATCGGCGTGGCGGCCCTCCTTTTTGTTTTGTCGATGATGAACGGCTTCGAGGCGGAAGTCAAAGACCGCATCCTCGGAACCACCGCCGACGTGGTGATTTTCACCTCCGGCGACGTGGGACTTACCGACTGGCAATCCCTCGACTCGCTGCTCGCTTCATTTCCCGGATTCGTAGCCCGGGCGCCGTTCGTTTACTACAAGGCCGCGATCTCTTCCCGCTTGGAAAACGACGGCATCATCGTGCGAGGCATTTTGCCGGAGGAAGAACCGAAGGCAACCAAAATTGCGGAGCGAATCGTCGCCGGGGATTTCAACTTAAACGCTGGCCCCGATTCGCTGCCGAAAATTCTTTTGGGAAAGGGACTGGCCCAGCGGCTGGGGGTCACGCTCGGGGATTCGGTGCTGCTCTTTTCCCTGCGGGGGCAGGTTTTTATGGGGGGGAGTGTTTCCCCCAAAGTAAAGAAGTTCAAGATGTCGGGCGTTTTCGAGACCGGGATGTACGAGTACGACGCCAATTTGGCCTACGTGCATTTGTCCAAAGCGCAGGAACTGTTTGATTTCGACGGGCGGGTGACCGGGCTGCAGATTCGTCTCCAAAACCCCAACGAGGCGGAGCGGTATTCGGAAACGTTAAACCAATTCTTGCCGTCGCCCGCTTACAGCGTTTCTTGGCAGGAGATGCATAAAAATCTTTTTTCCTGGATGAGCTTGGAAAAATATGCGATGTTCGTGGCTTTAAGTTTAATCGTGGCGGTGGCGGCTTTCAGCATCGTTTCTTCTTTAGTGATGCTCGTTTTGGAGAAGAAAAAGGAGATTGGGATCCTGGTGGCGATGGGGGCAACGGCCCAAAACATCCGCACCGTTTTTATAAGTTTGGGGACGGGGATTGGGATTCTGGGGATTTTCTTCGGCAATCTCTTGGGGTATGCCGTGGCCTGGCTGCAGTACCAATACCATTTCATCCGGCTGCCGGCGGAAATTTATTTCATCGATTTCCTGCCGGTGGGGTTCAAGCTGGCGGACTTTGCGGCGGTTTCGGCCGCTGCCATTTTACTTTCGTTTTTGGCCACTTTGTATCCGGCGAAAAAGGCCTCGTCCCTTCCGGCCGTGGAGGCAATTCGTGCCGGCGGATAA
- a CDS encoding UvrB/UvrC motif-containing protein — protein MLCQECGKNDAGVHLTQIVNNKKTVLNLCRECAEKRGMTANPLVQVPFPLAEILSSMMGEATEKKRGRGGEARCPGCGFTFAEFSKVGRFGCGQCYRTFQPQVSDLLRRIHGSTRHIGRKPTQVPQKETVLIEEKRLEDELKKAIAAEDFEKAARLRDRIKTLMRQD, from the coding sequence ATGCTCTGTCAGGAATGCGGAAAAAACGATGCGGGGGTCCACCTGACCCAAATCGTAAACAACAAGAAAACGGTGTTGAATCTGTGCCGGGAGTGCGCCGAGAAGCGGGGAATGACCGCCAATCCGCTCGTGCAGGTTCCCTTTCCTTTGGCCGAAATTTTGTCCTCCATGATGGGGGAGGCGACGGAAAAGAAAAGGGGGCGGGGGGGAGAGGCGCGCTGCCCGGGATGCGGCTTCACTTTTGCCGAGTTTTCCAAGGTGGGGCGTTTTGGCTGCGGGCAGTGCTACCGGACCTTCCAGCCGCAGGTTTCCGATTTGCTCCGGCGAATTCACGGTTCCACCCGGCACATCGGGCGGAAGCCCACCCAGGTGCCGCAAAAAGAGACCGTTTTAATCGAGGAAAAAAGATTGGAAGACGAGCTTAAAAAAGCGATTGCCGCCGAGGATTTTGAAAAAGCGGCCCGGCTCAGGGATCGCATCAAGACTTTGATGAGGCAGGACTGA
- a CDS encoding UbiX family flavin prenyltransferase → MRTIIAMTGASGIIYGVDFLKRCPGEKYLVISDWGKAVLKMETGLSPEDLASHCAKIFSNKELAAPFSSGSNPFDYLVVHPCSISTLAKIAAGIADTLITRAAEVALKERRRIILAVRETPLSSIALENALKVSRAGGIVMPISPPFYTLPKTLEDTYRDFSNKIFRLMGVEVPGGWREEEL, encoded by the coding sequence TTGAGAACCATCATTGCGATGACCGGGGCTTCCGGCATCATCTACGGGGTCGATTTTCTCAAACGCTGTCCGGGGGAGAAGTATCTGGTTATTTCCGACTGGGGGAAGGCGGTTTTAAAGATGGAGACCGGGCTTTCGCCGGAAGATTTGGCATCCCACTGCGCCAAGATTTTTTCCAACAAGGAGCTGGCGGCGCCGTTTTCCTCCGGCTCCAACCCCTTCGACTATCTGGTGGTGCATCCCTGCTCCATTTCGACTCTGGCCAAAATCGCGGCGGGGATTGCTGACACCTTGATTACCCGCGCGGCGGAAGTGGCGCTGAAGGAGCGCCGAAGAATCATTTTGGCCGTGCGGGAGACGCCGCTGTCCTCGATTGCTTTAGAAAACGCGCTTAAAGTTTCACGGGCGGGAGGGATTGTGATGCCGATTTCGCCGCCGTTCTACACCCTGCCCAAAACGCTCGAGGATACCTACCGGGATTTTTCCAACAAAATTTTTCGTTTGATGGGGGTGGAAGTGCCGGGCGGCTGGAGAGAAGAGGAGCTTTGA
- a CDS encoding UbiD family decarboxylase: protein MSFHSLRSFLDFLESKGDLRRVKAEVDPYLEITEIVTRVVKNEGPALLFENVKGSSFPLAVNILGAKRRVEWALGVPPAELGASLVRLAQDVPNFSFKRMFGHRPLIKRFLKSGTKRRSAAPVQEVIEEPDLDKLPFLFCWPKDGGRFGTLGLMFTESPKTRIRNVGIYRMHVYSPTTTGMHYQIQKGGGFHYFECEKMGIPQEVAVVCGVDPALILSAVAPLPEGIDEVRLAGFLRQGATRMVKAKSLNLEVPAEAELVIEGVCPPNERKEEGPFGDHFGHYSHPAPFPVFHAQKITRRRDAIFVASIVGKPPQEDRWMGDAVQEVLGPLIKLMHPEIEDMWSYYQAGFHNLLAVSVNNRFAKEGVKTALSLLGQGQLGLTKIGAVVSGGVEVKNFRAVLREIAANFDSAEDFLLLPGVPLDTLDFTSFKMNLGSKMILDATRKSGAASVSEKPKLDWLKSVPGIEEFVLLENCLLVVKTKVNGRRLVEDLVQKLDAPVKLAAAVSADVNLQDEENLLWGIFTRFDCARDIVFTSAKLIGAAPVYRGVLGIDATFKSGYPPPIEMDLKVVKKVDARWNEYRI from the coding sequence TTGAGCTTCCACTCGCTTCGATCTTTTCTTGATTTCCTCGAATCCAAAGGGGATTTGCGGCGGGTCAAAGCGGAAGTCGATCCGTATCTCGAAATCACGGAAATCGTCACGCGGGTGGTGAAAAACGAAGGCCCGGCTTTGCTTTTTGAAAACGTCAAGGGGTCGTCGTTTCCTCTGGCGGTGAATATCCTTGGCGCAAAAAGGCGGGTTGAATGGGCGTTGGGAGTTCCCCCGGCGGAACTGGGAGCGTCGCTTGTCCGGTTGGCGCAGGATGTTCCGAATTTTTCGTTTAAAAGAATGTTTGGACATCGGCCGCTGATTAAGCGCTTTTTAAAAAGCGGAACGAAAAGACGCTCCGCCGCGCCGGTGCAGGAAGTCATCGAAGAGCCGGATTTGGACAAACTCCCCTTTCTTTTTTGCTGGCCGAAGGACGGCGGGCGGTTCGGGACACTGGGGTTGATGTTCACGGAAAGTCCCAAGACCAGAATCCGCAACGTCGGCATCTACCGTATGCATGTTTATTCGCCGACTACGACCGGGATGCATTACCAGATTCAAAAAGGGGGCGGGTTTCATTATTTCGAGTGCGAGAAGATGGGAATTCCGCAGGAAGTGGCGGTAGTTTGCGGCGTGGATCCGGCCTTGATTCTATCCGCCGTGGCGCCCCTGCCGGAAGGGATAGATGAAGTGCGGCTGGCGGGGTTTTTGCGGCAGGGAGCGACGCGGATGGTGAAGGCCAAAAGTTTGAATTTGGAAGTGCCGGCTGAAGCGGAACTGGTCATCGAAGGAGTTTGTCCGCCGAATGAACGCAAAGAGGAAGGGCCGTTCGGCGACCATTTCGGCCATTATTCCCATCCGGCCCCCTTCCCGGTTTTTCACGCCCAAAAAATCACCCGCCGCCGGGATGCGATATTTGTCGCCTCCATTGTCGGCAAGCCGCCGCAGGAGGATCGCTGGATGGGGGACGCCGTACAGGAGGTGCTGGGCCCCTTGATAAAACTGATGCATCCGGAAATCGAGGATATGTGGAGCTACTACCAGGCGGGGTTTCACAATCTTTTGGCCGTTTCGGTGAACAATCGTTTTGCCAAGGAAGGGGTGAAAACGGCGCTTTCGCTTTTGGGGCAGGGGCAGTTGGGCTTGACCAAAATCGGCGCGGTGGTTTCCGGCGGGGTGGAGGTCAAAAACTTCCGCGCCGTTTTGCGCGAAATTGCGGCGAATTTCGATTCGGCGGAAGATTTCCTGCTTCTGCCCGGCGTGCCCTTGGATACGCTCGATTTTACCAGCTTCAAAATGAATCTGGGAAGCAAGATGATTCTGGACGCCACCCGCAAATCGGGTGCGGCGTCTGTATCCGAAAAGCCAAAGCTGGATTGGCTGAAATCCGTGCCGGGAATAGAGGAATTTGTTCTTTTGGAAAATTGTCTGCTGGTGGTCAAAACTAAAGTTAACGGCCGCCGATTGGTGGAGGATTTGGTGCAGAAGCTGGATGCGCCGGTCAAACTGGCCGCGGCCGTCAGCGCAGACGTGAATTTGCAGGACGAAGAGAATCTGCTCTGGGGAATTTTCACCCGCTTTGATTGCGCGCGGGACATTGTTTTCACCTCCGCCAAACTCATTGGTGCCGCGCCCGTCTACCGCGGAGTTTTAGGTATTGACGCCACTTTTAAAAGCGGTTATCCTCCCCCCATTGAAATGGACTTAAAAGTGGTCAAAAAGGTGGATGCGCGTTGGAACGAATACCGGATATAA
- a CDS encoding UbiA-like polyprenyltransferase, whose translation MLKYARLVKIEHTLFSLPMVYAGAFLAKGFSVTLKEYLLILLAAAGARSTAFALNRIIDARIDALNPRTATRELPAGRIKVGEAWGFAVVSALVYIIAAAMLNSWCFILSPIPLVIFLVYPYMKRFTPLAHFGLGAASAIAPLGGWMAVMGTFSGCGPSILLGLFSFFWVSGFDIIYAVGDEEFDRKQGLHSLVVLLGKAKALVVSSILHVLGFASLAVLMVWQFPNLWSAALLVAVGVLLVWQHRVAENIELAFFKINAAVGFVVLGVVAVGRANF comes from the coding sequence ATGCTGAAATACGCCCGGCTGGTGAAAATCGAGCATACCCTGTTTTCTTTGCCGATGGTGTACGCCGGGGCCTTTTTGGCCAAGGGGTTTTCGGTAACGCTGAAAGAGTATTTGTTGATTCTTCTGGCCGCGGCCGGGGCGCGCTCAACGGCCTTTGCCCTGAACCGCATCATTGACGCCCGGATTGATGCCTTGAACCCGCGCACGGCGACGCGGGAGCTGCCGGCGGGAAGAATCAAAGTCGGCGAAGCATGGGGATTTGCGGTCGTTTCCGCACTCGTTTACATCATCGCCGCGGCGATGCTAAATTCCTGGTGCTTCATTCTTTCGCCGATTCCCTTGGTCATTTTCTTGGTTTACCCGTATATGAAGCGCTTTACACCCTTGGCGCATTTTGGGCTCGGCGCGGCTTCCGCCATCGCACCTTTGGGGGGATGGATGGCGGTGATGGGCACCTTTTCCGGCTGCGGGCCTTCGATTCTGCTCGGACTTTTCTCTTTTTTTTGGGTTTCCGGGTTTGACATCATTTATGCCGTTGGGGACGAGGAGTTTGACCGGAAACAGGGTTTGCATTCGCTCGTCGTTTTGCTTGGAAAGGCAAAGGCGCTTGTGGTTTCAAGCATATTGCACGTACTCGGTTTTGCTTCGCTTGCGGTTTTAATGGTCTGGCAATTTCCCAACCTCTGGTCGGCCGCGCTACTTGTGGCCGTGGGGGTGCTTTTGGTCTGGCAGCATCGGGTGGCGGAAAATATTGAACTGGCTTTTTTCAAAATCAACGCCGCCGTGGGGTTTGTCGTTCTGGGCGTGGTGGCAGTTGGGAGAGCAAACTTTTGA
- a CDS encoding protein arginine kinase: MFEELSGKPAAWLSGIGPQAGIVLSSRIRLARNLYRFKFPPATDAELRKKVVGEVRSAVERSILLKSGKFFQNGELAGMDRDFLVERHVISPEFMKSGEGYGLFLGEDESLSVMVNEEDHLRIQALTSGLEVGKAHELATQADAELSANLAFEYDEEFGYLTACPTNVGTGMRASVLIHLPALVLTREIDSVINRVTKVGWAVRGFYGEGTDVLGNLLQLSNQTTLGRSEEEILEGLEKVTRQVIEYEENARYVLSRDAKEQIEDKIWRAYGILRFARVLTSSEVMNLLSAVRLGLGMGVIKDVPLGLVNELLLLCQPAHLQKFAGREMEPGERDALRAELVRSRIEKGAPNGAGNSKTV, from the coding sequence ATGTTCGAAGAACTTTCCGGCAAACCGGCCGCCTGGCTTTCCGGCATCGGTCCCCAGGCGGGCATCGTTCTCTCCTCCCGCATCCGGCTGGCGCGCAATTTGTACCGTTTCAAATTTCCCCCCGCGACGGACGCCGAACTGCGGAAGAAGGTGGTGGGTGAGGTGCGCTCGGCCGTGGAGCGTTCCATTTTGTTGAAAAGCGGCAAGTTTTTCCAGAACGGGGAACTGGCGGGGATGGACCGGGACTTTTTGGTGGAGCGGCACGTCATCTCCCCGGAGTTTATGAAAAGCGGCGAGGGATACGGACTCTTTTTGGGGGAGGATGAGTCGCTCTCCGTGATGGTCAACGAAGAGGATCACTTGCGGATTCAGGCCCTCACTTCCGGACTGGAGGTGGGAAAGGCGCATGAGCTGGCGACCCAGGCGGATGCCGAGCTTTCCGCCAACCTGGCCTTTGAATATGATGAAGAATTCGGGTATTTGACCGCCTGTCCGACCAACGTCGGCACGGGGATGCGGGCCTCTGTTCTCATTCACCTGCCGGCTTTGGTTTTGACCCGGGAGATCGATTCGGTCATCAACCGGGTCACCAAGGTGGGCTGGGCGGTGCGGGGGTTCTACGGCGAGGGGACGGACGTTCTGGGGAATTTGCTGCAGCTTTCCAACCAGACCACCCTGGGGCGCTCGGAAGAGGAGATTTTGGAAGGGCTGGAAAAGGTGACCCGCCAGGTGATCGAATACGAGGAAAACGCCCGCTACGTGCTTTCGCGGGACGCCAAGGAGCAGATCGAGGATAAAATCTGGCGGGCGTACGGGATTTTGCGCTTCGCCAGGGTTTTGACCTCCAGCGAGGTGATGAATCTGCTTTCGGCCGTGCGGCTGGGGCTGGGAATGGGGGTCATCAAGGACGTCCCCCTTGGACTGGTCAACGAGCTGCTTTTGCTCTGCCAGCCGGCCCATTTGCAGAAGTTCGCCGGGCGGGAGATGGAGCCCGGGGAACGAGACGCTTTGCGGGCGGAGCTGGTCCGCTCCCGCATCGAAAAAGGGGCCCCCAACGGGGCGGGGAACTCCAAGACGGTTTAA